A genomic segment from Streptomyces sp. NBC_01233 encodes:
- a CDS encoding SCO6745 family protein, whose translation MTFPLLAARRCWHAAINPLHATVYFSPEIAKEFAALGITDPVAVNLAHRSAAMGAVGAGVVTATFYNYRHDLVARHLPAVWDTTTPEEALAARLRAADGSLRRLLGAETIASPELAEAADLAMRATEGCTRHARTLYAAHADLPVPQEPHLRLWHATTLLREHRGDGHLAALLLAGLDPVEALVSHTATGKGMTPKWLKGMRGWVQADLDAAAGRLRERGVLDAAGELTETGAALREQLESDTDRLDAAPYQHLGEDGLARLTELGGALVVKAVTAGAFPADLMGKG comes from the coding sequence ATGACGTTTCCCCTGCTCGCCGCCCGTCGCTGCTGGCACGCCGCGATCAACCCGCTGCATGCAACCGTCTACTTCTCGCCGGAGATCGCCAAGGAATTCGCCGCCCTCGGGATCACCGATCCCGTCGCCGTCAACCTCGCCCACCGCTCGGCCGCGATGGGCGCCGTCGGGGCCGGCGTGGTCACCGCCACCTTCTACAACTACCGCCACGACCTCGTCGCCCGGCACCTGCCCGCCGTCTGGGACACCACCACCCCCGAGGAGGCCCTCGCCGCCCGGCTGCGGGCCGCCGACGGCTCCCTGCGCCGGCTCCTCGGCGCCGAGACCATAGCGTCGCCCGAGCTCGCCGAGGCCGCCGACCTGGCGATGCGCGCCACGGAGGGCTGCACCCGGCACGCCCGCACCCTGTACGCGGCCCACGCAGACCTCCCCGTACCGCAGGAGCCGCACCTGCGCCTGTGGCACGCCACCACCCTGCTGCGCGAGCACCGCGGCGACGGCCACCTCGCCGCCCTGCTCCTGGCGGGCCTCGACCCGGTCGAGGCGCTGGTCAGTCACACCGCCACCGGCAAGGGCATGACGCCGAAGTGGCTCAAGGGCATGCGCGGCTGGGTGCAGGCCGACCTGGACGCCGCGGCCGGCCGGCTGCGCGAGCGCGGCGTGCTCGACGCCGCCGGCGAGCTGACCGAGACGGGCGCCGCCCTGCGCGAACAGCTGGAGAGCGACACCGACCGCCTCGACGCCGCCCCTTACCAGCACCTCGGCGAGGACGGCCTGGCCCGCCTCACCGAGCTCGGCGGCGCCCTCGTGGTCAAGGCCGTGACCGCCGGGGCCTTCCCCGCGGACCTCATGGGCAAGGGCTGA
- a CDS encoding M1 family metallopeptidase, which produces MHRKVIAPSVLAASLLLVIPASAASAGPGAPGIGDPYYPASGNGGYDVSHYDLRLQYQPKTDLLEGTATLLATAKQDLSRFNLDFGLQVSEIRVNGAKAKFATSGAHELEVTPAKPLARNTPLTVVVKYAGKPSEFKVDGWTAWQRTPDGGVAAQEPDSAVWWFPGNDHPLDKATFDVSVNVPDGTQAISNGVLQSQTSRLGWTRYNWRSNKPQATYLATLAVGKFDITTDKTASGLPIVNAYSKDLGDNAGAARASVERTGEVTEWLEGVFGPYPFNALGGYVPNVNAGYALETQTRPFYGPRQFQNGANVSVVVHELAHQWYGDSVSVEGWKDIWINEGFARYSQWLWSEKEGEGTAQELADWAYALRPAEDAFWQVKPGDPGPENQFHGAVYDRGAIALQALRNEIGDEKFFQILKGWPTERAYGNAKVGDFVRYAEKVSAKPLAQLFETWLYTPGKPEASALNPAAAKPAARSAQSAPAKPAAEPKSWKKIAQTNTIHDTEHGSEHGSEPGHRH; this is translated from the coding sequence GTGCACCGCAAAGTCATCGCCCCGAGCGTGCTCGCCGCTTCCCTGCTGCTGGTGATCCCGGCGTCGGCGGCGAGTGCCGGTCCGGGCGCCCCGGGTATCGGCGACCCCTACTACCCGGCCAGCGGCAACGGCGGATACGACGTGTCCCACTACGACCTGCGCCTGCAGTACCAGCCGAAGACGGACCTGCTCGAAGGCACCGCCACCCTCCTCGCCACCGCCAAGCAGGACCTGTCCCGCTTCAACCTCGACTTCGGCCTTCAGGTCAGCGAGATCCGCGTCAACGGCGCCAAGGCGAAGTTCGCCACGTCCGGCGCCCACGAGCTGGAGGTCACCCCGGCGAAGCCCCTGGCGCGCAACACCCCGCTGACCGTCGTCGTCAAGTACGCCGGGAAGCCCTCCGAGTTCAAGGTGGACGGCTGGACGGCCTGGCAGCGCACGCCCGACGGCGGTGTGGCGGCGCAGGAGCCCGACTCGGCGGTCTGGTGGTTCCCCGGCAACGACCACCCACTGGACAAGGCCACCTTCGACGTCTCCGTCAACGTCCCCGACGGCACCCAGGCGATCAGCAACGGCGTGCTCCAGTCGCAGACCTCGCGGCTCGGCTGGACCCGGTACAACTGGCGCTCCAACAAGCCGCAGGCGACCTACCTCGCCACCCTCGCCGTCGGCAAGTTCGACATCACCACCGACAAGACGGCGAGCGGGCTGCCGATCGTCAACGCCTACAGCAAGGACCTCGGCGACAACGCGGGCGCGGCGCGCGCGAGCGTGGAGCGCACCGGCGAGGTCACCGAGTGGCTGGAGGGGGTGTTCGGTCCGTACCCCTTCAACGCGCTCGGCGGTTACGTGCCGAACGTGAACGCCGGCTACGCGCTGGAGACCCAGACGCGGCCGTTCTACGGTCCGCGCCAGTTCCAGAACGGCGCCAACGTCTCGGTGGTCGTGCACGAGCTGGCCCACCAGTGGTATGGCGACAGCGTGTCCGTCGAGGGCTGGAAGGACATCTGGATCAACGAGGGCTTCGCCCGCTACAGCCAGTGGCTGTGGTCGGAGAAGGAGGGCGAGGGGACCGCGCAGGAGCTCGCCGACTGGGCCTACGCGCTGCGCCCGGCCGAGGACGCGTTCTGGCAGGTCAAGCCGGGTGACCCGGGTCCGGAGAACCAGTTCCACGGGGCCGTCTACGACCGTGGCGCCATCGCCCTGCAGGCGCTGCGCAACGAGATCGGCGACGAGAAGTTCTTCCAGATCCTCAAGGGCTGGCCGACCGAGCGGGCGTACGGCAACGCCAAGGTCGGGGACTTCGTGCGCTACGCGGAGAAGGTCTCCGCCAAGCCGCTGGCCCAGCTGTTCGAGACCTGGCTCTACACCCCGGGCAAGCCGGAGGCCTCGGCCCTGAACCCGGCGGCCGCGAAGCCGGCGGCCCGCTCGGCGCAGTCCGCCCCGGCGAAGCCCGCCGCGGAGCCGAAGTCCTGGAAGAAGATCGCGCAGACCAACACGATCCACGACACCGAGCACGGCTCCGAGCACGGCTCCGAGCCCGGCCACCGGCACTGA
- a CDS encoding oxygenase MpaB family protein: MTKTDSAHPAGPATTRRTDPEPPPPGGVLWTIAGDVRALLMLPAAFTLQVAHPAIGAGVDQYSVFRTDPWGRGERSLRSVQLWVYGGEEAAEEGRRVRRLHKEIQGTDTRGRRYHSLDPACYSWVHATGFPVYLYAGRYLLRRFTPAQERQLYREWLQVGRILGIHDRDMPQSIEEYWTYWGRMLAEEIEPTKVARELVATDVPLPRPEAGSLAVRVLLRLTWPVLRAAFLHLRAFVTVGYMPPEARAALGLEWSPARERRLRRFSTAVRLLVPLLPERLRYLPIAYRARAAWHAGGR; encoded by the coding sequence ATGACGAAGACGGACTCCGCGCACCCCGCCGGACCTGCGACCACGCGCCGCACCGACCCCGAGCCGCCCCCGCCCGGCGGGGTGCTGTGGACCATCGCCGGCGACGTCCGGGCGCTGCTGATGCTGCCCGCCGCCTTCACCCTGCAGGTCGCCCACCCCGCGATCGGGGCCGGCGTCGACCAGTACTCCGTCTTCCGCACCGACCCCTGGGGCCGCGGCGAGCGCTCGCTGCGCTCGGTCCAGCTGTGGGTGTACGGCGGCGAGGAGGCCGCCGAGGAGGGCCGGCGGGTCCGCCGCCTGCACAAGGAGATCCAGGGCACCGACACCCGCGGCCGGCGCTACCACTCCCTCGACCCCGCCTGCTACTCCTGGGTGCACGCCACCGGCTTCCCCGTCTACCTGTACGCCGGGCGCTACCTGCTGCGCCGCTTCACGCCCGCCCAGGAGCGGCAGCTCTACCGGGAGTGGCTGCAGGTGGGCCGGATCCTCGGCATCCACGACCGGGACATGCCGCAGAGCATCGAGGAGTACTGGACGTACTGGGGCCGGATGCTCGCCGAGGAGATCGAGCCCACCAAGGTCGCCCGCGAGCTGGTCGCCACCGATGTGCCGCTGCCCCGGCCCGAGGCCGGTTCCCTCGCCGTACGCGTGCTGCTGCGGCTGACCTGGCCCGTCCTGCGGGCGGCGTTCCTGCACCTGCGGGCCTTCGTCACCGTCGGGTACATGCCGCCCGAGGCGCGGGCCGCGCTCGGGCTGGAGTGGAGCCCGGCCCGGGAGCGCAGGCTCCGCCGGTTCAGCACGGCCGTGCGGCTCCTCGTACCGCTGCTGCCGGAGCGGCTGCGGTACCTGCCGATCGCCTACCGGGCGCGGGCCGCATGGCACGCGGGAGGCCGGTGA